From the genome of Gracilibacillus salitolerans, one region includes:
- a CDS encoding DegV family protein, which produces MKVAVITDSTAYISDSHRKEKNIHMVPLNVVIGNDSYQEEIDISTEEFYQKVKEVEQFPKTSQPSIGLITEKLKELAENYDQAIFITLSSGISGTFQSVVTAQSMVEGIDVFPFDSEISCMAQGFYVLEAAELAQNGEDAETIMSRLHEMKGSLRAYFMADDLTHLHRGGRLNGAQALIGSMLQVKPILHFEDTKIVPYEKIRTKKKALKRIFQLFEEDASTGVPIRATVIHANREAEAEEFKQQLETRFENVEVSVSYFGPVIGTHLGEGSLGMGWYKKSVVRPLKNV; this is translated from the coding sequence ATGAAAGTTGCTGTCATTACCGATAGTACGGCATATATTTCAGATTCTCATAGAAAAGAAAAAAATATACATATGGTTCCCTTGAATGTTGTAATTGGGAATGACTCCTATCAGGAAGAAATCGATATCTCTACAGAAGAATTTTATCAAAAAGTAAAAGAGGTTGAGCAATTTCCCAAGACATCTCAGCCATCTATCGGACTCATAACAGAAAAATTAAAAGAACTCGCAGAAAATTATGATCAAGCTATTTTTATTACATTATCCAGCGGTATCAGTGGTACCTTTCAATCCGTAGTGACAGCACAATCCATGGTAGAAGGAATTGATGTCTTTCCATTCGATTCCGAAATCAGTTGTATGGCACAAGGATTCTATGTGCTGGAAGCAGCTGAATTGGCTCAAAATGGCGAAGATGCCGAAACAATTATGTCACGATTACATGAAATGAAAGGATCACTGCGCGCTTATTTCATGGCCGATGACTTAACTCATCTTCATCGGGGTGGCAGATTAAATGGTGCGCAAGCCCTGATTGGCAGCATGCTTCAAGTCAAACCAATTCTACATTTTGAAGATACAAAAATCGTACCATATGAAAAAATTCGTACGAAGAAAAAGGCCTTAAAGCGAATCTTTCAATTATTCGAAGAAGATGCATCAACAGGTGTACCCATCCGAGCAACTGTGATTCATGCCAACCGTGAAGCGGAGGCAGAAGAATTTAAACAGCAGTTAGAAACACGTTTTGAAAATGTAGAAGTATCAGTAAGTTACTTCGGACCAGTTATCGGTACACATCTCGGTGAAGGATCACTAGGGATGGGATGGTATAAGAAAAGCGTAGTGCGCCCGCTTAAAAACGTATGA
- a CDS encoding DEAD/DEAH box helicase yields the protein MSWNGSEPFWPTQTQPCHWTGSLTTPQQKAAQAIEQAIGTQQKELLIWAVCGSGKTEMLFPAITKAIKARKRICIATPRADVVRELFPRLQHAFPDTEIEALYADSPDRTDTGQLIISTTHQLIRYQDAFDVMIIDEIDAFPFHHDKTLPYLSDRACKKDATSIYLTATPRPEHKQKIRQKKLPVQFVPIRFHGHPLPIPQLKIEINLRKKLQQGTEPKALQQFLTARTNARQLLLFVPTIHLLKKIADRYQATSVHAEDPYRKEKVEQFRQTKIDTLVTTTILERGVTFPSVDVVILDAGHHVFDEAALVQIAGRAGRSPDDPTGNVLFIHQGKTNAIEDAISQIKMMNKKGKKL from the coding sequence ATATCCTGGAACGGATCCGAACCCTTTTGGCCAACTCAAACACAACCGTGTCATTGGACAGGCTCATTAACCACCCCACAACAAAAAGCAGCACAAGCAATTGAACAAGCGATTGGTACCCAGCAAAAAGAACTACTCATTTGGGCTGTATGTGGATCAGGTAAGACAGAAATGCTATTTCCAGCTATAACAAAAGCTATTAAAGCAAGAAAACGTATCTGTATTGCTACACCTAGAGCGGACGTGGTAAGGGAGCTATTTCCCCGCCTCCAGCATGCTTTTCCAGATACAGAAATCGAAGCTTTATATGCTGACTCACCTGACCGGACCGATACAGGACAACTGATCATTAGCACGACCCATCAATTAATTCGATATCAAGATGCCTTCGATGTCATGATAATTGATGAAATTGATGCGTTTCCTTTTCACCATGACAAAACATTACCTTACCTAAGCGATCGAGCTTGCAAAAAGGATGCCACATCTATTTATTTAACAGCCACCCCCAGACCAGAACATAAACAAAAAATCCGTCAAAAGAAACTGCCTGTGCAATTTGTACCGATTCGTTTTCACGGTCATCCTCTACCAATCCCCCAACTCAAGATCGAAATAAACCTAAGAAAAAAGCTCCAGCAAGGAACAGAACCAAAAGCTTTACAACAGTTCCTCACAGCACGAACAAATGCTAGGCAATTATTGCTATTTGTTCCTACCATTCACTTACTCAAAAAAATAGCCGATCGTTACCAAGCAACTTCTGTTCACGCCGAAGACCCTTACAGAAAAGAAAAAGTAGAGCAATTCCGTCAGACAAAAATCGACACCCTTGTTACAACGACAATTCTCGAACGAGGCGTAACCTTTCCTTCCGTTGATGTCGTTATTCTCGATGCTGGACACCATGTCTTTGATGAAGCAGCATTAGTCCAAATTGCGGGAAGAGCAGGAAGAAGCCCGGACGATCCAACCGGAAATGTCCTGTTTATCCACCAAGGTAAAACCAATGCCATAGAAGATGCAATCTCCCAAATCAAAATGATGAATAAGAAAGGAAAAAAACTATGA
- a CDS encoding ComF family protein, protein MMNCLKCQDWISQPVTWSTLFLPNEQTRLCDSCQSQVDRINDAICERCGRQMPMQTLCDDCKKWQSDQKYRDVLQYNRSLFPYTPFMQEIISQWKYRGDYQLKEIFTPYIKKEVRNLYPMKSFTIVPIPLTKDRLQDRAFNQATAIAEIIAHHNKNPVKDALSRKANYSEKQSKKSRQQRITTENPFFLTKTLETNVLLVDDIYTTGMTIHHAARLLKDAGCSHIYSFTLVR, encoded by the coding sequence ATGATGAATTGCCTAAAATGTCAGGATTGGATTAGTCAACCTGTCACCTGGAGCACGCTTTTTCTGCCAAACGAACAGACAAGATTGTGTGACAGCTGTCAATCACAAGTGGACAGGATTAATGATGCTATTTGTGAACGTTGTGGAAGACAGATGCCCATGCAAACATTATGTGATGATTGCAAAAAGTGGCAATCCGATCAAAAGTATCGAGATGTATTACAGTATAATCGTTCCCTTTTTCCTTATACGCCGTTTATGCAAGAGATTATTTCTCAATGGAAATATCGTGGCGACTATCAATTAAAAGAAATATTTACGCCATACATCAAAAAAGAAGTACGAAACTTATATCCAATGAAATCCTTCACGATCGTACCGATTCCCTTAACAAAAGATAGACTCCAGGATCGAGCATTCAATCAAGCAACGGCCATTGCAGAAATCATTGCCCATCACAATAAGAATCCAGTCAAAGACGCACTATCTAGAAAAGCAAATTATTCGGAAAAACAATCAAAGAAATCAAGACAACAGCGGATTACAACGGAAAATCCTTTTTTCTTAACAAAAACACTTGAAACTAATGTCTTACTTGTCGATGATATATATACAACCGGTATGACAATTCATCATGCAGCAAGATTACTTAAAGATGCAGGATGTTCCCATATTTACAGTTTTACACTAGTTAGATAG
- a CDS encoding TIGR03826 family flagellar region protein: MGELANCARCDKVFVKTTKSICPDCVKEKEKQFQIVYNFLKKRENRQATIPEIVEATEVKEEIILQFVKDNRLRSSQFPNLSFPCERCGEPIASGKICERCKNDLSSDLRHQQEVEQVKRRNEQEEKQKAQTYYTRSRKF; this comes from the coding sequence ATGGGAGAATTAGCAAATTGCGCCAGGTGTGATAAAGTCTTTGTCAAAACAACCAAATCAATCTGTCCGGATTGTGTAAAAGAAAAAGAAAAGCAATTCCAAATTGTATACAACTTCCTAAAAAAACGAGAAAATAGACAAGCAACTATACCGGAAATCGTCGAAGCAACAGAGGTAAAAGAGGAAATAATATTACAATTCGTTAAAGACAATCGCCTACGCTCTTCCCAGTTCCCTAACTTAAGCTTTCCGTGTGAACGTTGCGGGGAACCGATTGCCAGCGGGAAAATTTGCGAGCGTTGTAAAAATGATTTGTCTTCAGACCTACGTCATCAACAAGAAGTCGAACAAGTAAAACGAAGAAACGAACAGGAAGAAAAACAAAAAGCGCAAACTTACTATACAAGAAGCCGTAAATTCTAA
- the flgM gene encoding flagellar biosynthesis anti-sigma factor FlgM, translating to MKIYGPNHSNMNPYQKQQHIQQKSTSKSHSLKPDQLEISDKALKMQQKDSRQTYVNEIKQQVDSGEYQVNNKETAKKLLNYWKA from the coding sequence TTGAAAATATATGGACCCAACCATTCAAATATGAATCCCTATCAAAAACAGCAACATATCCAGCAGAAATCAACATCCAAGTCCCATTCACTGAAACCGGATCAATTGGAAATCTCAGATAAAGCATTAAAAATGCAACAAAAGGATTCTCGCCAGACTTATGTGAATGAAATTAAACAGCAAGTAGATAGTGGCGAATATCAAGTAAACAACAAAGAGACAGCGAAGAAACTGTTAAACTACTGGAAAGCCTAA
- a CDS encoding flagellar protein FlgN: MSVQSIIQHLNKLIELHDSLLHVSKQKTEVLKEGNTDVLQKLLIKEQKHVQAINQIEQKRIDAVTSWATEQKLEPTAVTVSTIIEDYTTGADQQQLKEVTLQLAEQLVELRRQEDLNKQLTQQSLQFVQLSLDMMQPSIKNMNYGNTKHQSKPSAPRRSAFDSKA, from the coding sequence ATGTCCGTTCAGTCTATTATCCAACATCTAAATAAATTGATTGAGTTACATGACAGTCTACTGCACGTTTCCAAGCAAAAGACAGAAGTTTTAAAAGAAGGTAACACAGATGTATTGCAAAAGTTACTGATTAAAGAACAGAAACACGTACAAGCAATTAATCAGATCGAACAAAAACGAATTGATGCAGTAACAAGTTGGGCAACTGAGCAGAAGCTAGAACCGACAGCTGTCACGGTATCAACAATCATTGAAGACTATACAACCGGAGCGGACCAGCAGCAATTAAAAGAAGTTACACTACAATTAGCGGAGCAATTAGTAGAATTGCGGCGACAAGAGGATTTAAATAAACAATTAACCCAACAGTCCTTACAATTTGTTCAGCTGTCATTAGACATGATGCAGCCATCGATAAAAAATATGAATTATGGAAATACCAAGCATCAATCAAAGCCGTCAGCACCGAGACGTTCGGCATTTGATTCAAAAGCGTAA
- the flgK gene encoding flagellar hook-associated protein FlgK, whose translation MPSTFNGLEVAKRALHTQQSALYTTGHNIANANTEGYTRQRVNMTQTDAYPAPGRNRPEIPGQIGAGVEAGSIQRIRDSFVDKQFRQENNKVGYYESKAEMMSQMEAIMNEPTDEGLSNTMDKFWESLQDLSVNPEDAGARSVVRQRGIAVTEAFQYAHNSLQDVRSNLKNEIGVDNTEVNSLIDQINGVNRQISEIEPHGHVPNDLYDERDRLIDDLSEYVDISVDYRKSSGQPSSIAEGIATITLNADANDIDGGDTITLVDGSGDVEIGSDDAVNHIYVGFDDDNNAEQFFFTSPDRDRDTEDVVNDLMDGSITPDQQISAHSYEVQGKLKALMEGVGYVTNEFDDDGNPIVAGEFNNMLADLDEMVENLVNEFNAVHQQGFALNGENGFDFFDPNGVSAATMAVHDDILDDKDNIAASNSADGVSGNGENAIDLAEVYTKRAEEYETTDFEPTLGDKTSLKSFFESTIGEMGVIAEEANRMSSNSGILRNQVEENRQSISSVSLDEEMSNLIQFQHAYNAAARNMTAVDEMLDRIINNMGLVGR comes from the coding sequence ATGCCATCAACTTTTAATGGATTAGAAGTAGCTAAACGAGCACTTCATACGCAACAGTCAGCGTTATATACAACTGGCCATAACATTGCAAATGCCAATACGGAAGGCTATACAAGACAACGAGTGAATATGACGCAAACGGATGCCTATCCTGCACCTGGAAGAAATAGACCAGAAATTCCCGGACAAATAGGAGCTGGTGTTGAAGCAGGGTCTATTCAAAGAATAAGAGATAGTTTTGTAGATAAACAATTTAGACAAGAAAACAACAAAGTTGGTTACTATGAATCAAAAGCTGAAATGATGAGTCAAATGGAGGCGATTATGAATGAACCAACTGATGAAGGATTATCCAACACAATGGATAAGTTTTGGGAATCATTACAAGATTTATCAGTAAATCCAGAAGATGCTGGTGCACGATCTGTAGTGCGTCAACGTGGAATCGCAGTAACGGAAGCTTTTCAATATGCTCATAATTCATTACAGGATGTTCGAAGTAATTTAAAAAATGAAATTGGTGTGGATAATACGGAGGTTAACTCACTTATTGACCAAATTAATGGTGTCAACCGTCAAATATCCGAGATTGAACCACATGGACATGTACCTAATGATTTATATGATGAACGTGATCGATTAATTGATGACTTATCAGAGTATGTAGATATATCAGTGGATTACAGAAAAAGTTCAGGTCAACCAAGCTCGATTGCAGAAGGTATTGCAACGATTACGTTAAATGCAGATGCAAATGACATAGACGGTGGAGACACCATTACTTTAGTAGACGGTAGCGGTGATGTTGAGATCGGAAGTGATGATGCTGTTAACCATATTTACGTCGGTTTTGATGATGATAACAATGCTGAACAATTCTTTTTCACATCACCTGATCGTGACAGAGATACCGAGGATGTCGTTAATGACTTAATGGATGGTTCAATAACTCCTGATCAACAGATTTCAGCGCACTCTTACGAAGTACAAGGTAAATTAAAAGCATTAATGGAAGGTGTAGGATATGTTACTAACGAATTTGACGATGATGGAAATCCTATTGTTGCAGGTGAGTTTAACAACATGCTCGCAGACTTAGATGAAATGGTTGAAAACTTAGTAAACGAATTTAATGCTGTCCATCAACAAGGATTTGCTTTAAATGGTGAGAATGGTTTTGATTTCTTTGATCCGAATGGTGTGTCAGCAGCTACGATGGCAGTACACGATGATATCCTTGATGATAAAGATAATATTGCTGCAAGTAATTCGGCAGATGGAGTCTCTGGTAATGGTGAAAATGCGATTGATTTAGCTGAAGTTTATACAAAACGTGCGGAAGAGTATGAAACTACTGATTTTGAACCAACTCTAGGTGATAAAACATCTTTAAAAAGCTTCTTTGAGTCAACAATTGGTGAAATGGGTGTAATAGCAGAAGAAGCAAATAGAATGAGTAGTAATTCAGGCATTCTAAGAAATCAAGTAGAAGAAAACCGCCAATCAATTAGTTCTGTATCCCTAGATGAAGAAATGTCAAATTTGATTCAGTTCCAGCATGCTTATAATGCTGCTGCTCGAAATATGACAGCAGTCGACGAGATGTTAGATAGAATTATCAACAATATGGGATTAGTAGGGAGGTAA
- the flgL gene encoding flagellar hook-associated protein FlgL, which translates to MRVTQGMLSGNMLRNLSNSYNSLGKYMDQLSTGKKINRPSDDPVVAMKGMDYRTQVKQIEQFERNIGEVHNWMDNTDSALDKNQKALERLRELAVQASNGTYEEGQRANIASEVDELKEHILEIANTKVNNKYIFSGTKTDGDGGNKPYTVDENGNMNFEGNQETVNIEVSSGSKITVNIQPDEVFTEELFNDLTDFANELRQGDDAIGEYIGKLDTHINNNVDVRADLGARQNRIDLIENRVQEQAVTAKDMMSKNEDADMEKVIMNLTSQEAIHRAALSAGSRVIQPTLLDFLR; encoded by the coding sequence ATGAGAGTAACTCAAGGAATGTTAAGTGGGAATATGCTTCGTAACTTAAGTAATAGTTACAACAGTCTTGGAAAATATATGGATCAATTATCCACAGGTAAAAAAATTAATCGTCCTTCAGATGACCCAGTTGTCGCGATGAAAGGTATGGACTATCGAACTCAGGTGAAACAAATAGAGCAATTTGAGCGGAATATTGGTGAAGTTCATAACTGGATGGATAATACCGACTCTGCTTTAGATAAGAATCAAAAAGCTTTAGAACGGTTACGTGAACTAGCAGTACAAGCATCTAACGGAACGTATGAAGAAGGTCAACGTGCCAACATTGCTTCAGAAGTAGATGAATTAAAAGAACATATATTAGAAATAGCAAATACGAAAGTGAATAATAAATATATCTTTAGCGGAACAAAAACAGATGGCGATGGTGGAAATAAGCCTTATACTGTAGATGAGAACGGGAATATGAATTTCGAAGGAAACCAAGAAACTGTTAACATTGAAGTTTCCTCAGGTTCAAAAATTACAGTTAATATACAACCGGATGAGGTTTTTACGGAAGAATTATTTAACGATCTAACCGATTTTGCGAATGAACTACGTCAAGGTGATGATGCAATTGGAGAGTATATTGGAAAATTAGACACACATATTAATAACAACGTAGATGTAAGAGCTGACTTGGGAGCACGTCAAAATCGAATTGATTTAATTGAAAATCGTGTGCAAGAACAAGCTGTAACAGCGAAAGATATGATGTCCAAAAACGAAGACGCTGATATGGAAAAAGTTATTATGAATTTAACTTCACAGGAAGCGATTCATCGAGCAGCATTAAGTGCTGGTTCTCGTGTTATTCAACCAACATTACTAGATTTCTTACGTTAA
- a CDS encoding DUF6470 family protein produces MQLPQIRIQQQHAMIGMQSRDAQLSIDSAPAKLEISQPEADLQITTKQGNLTIDQSKALADVGIFSTEESVKKMANEAMQKAVEGSKKRRRQGDMLMKIENGGNPLAQVAKENSQRPEKQFNIGWIPSGDAVKFDYQPAEVNIEAHANKPIINVEQSRNQFHYQRGDVDVYLEQENWIDIDFENVKLVGNNFEIEV; encoded by the coding sequence ATGCAGTTACCTCAAATACGGATTCAGCAACAACATGCGATGATTGGTATGCAAAGCCGTGATGCTCAATTGTCGATTGATTCAGCACCTGCTAAACTGGAAATTAGTCAACCAGAGGCGGACTTGCAAATTACGACAAAGCAAGGAAATCTAACTATTGATCAATCAAAAGCACTAGCAGATGTTGGTATTTTTTCAACAGAAGAATCAGTAAAAAAGATGGCCAATGAAGCGATGCAAAAGGCAGTTGAAGGATCCAAAAAGCGTCGTCGCCAAGGAGATATGCTCATGAAAATTGAGAACGGTGGAAACCCACTGGCCCAAGTAGCAAAAGAGAATAGCCAACGGCCGGAGAAACAATTTAATATCGGTTGGATCCCATCTGGTGATGCGGTAAAGTTTGATTATCAGCCTGCAGAAGTTAACATAGAAGCACATGCCAATAAACCGATTATTAATGTAGAACAATCGAGAAACCAATTTCACTATCAACGTGGTGACGTTGATGTCTATTTGGAACAAGAGAATTGGATAGATATTGATTTTGAAAATGTAAAACTTGTAGGTAATAACTTCGAAATAGAAGTATAG
- the fliW gene encoding flagellar assembly protein FliW, producing the protein MQIKTKYFGETEVKEEEIIHFPHGIPGFLEEKNFVLLSFEESGLFQVLQSTKGVNPAFIVVDPFLFMKDYQFKLGDLTIEQLEIKEEKDVLVLAIVTVKDPLVTSTANLNAPIVINQTKKLAKQYITKNQKYTTRDEIFKQTSKEEVD; encoded by the coding sequence ATGCAAATCAAGACGAAATATTTTGGAGAAACAGAAGTTAAAGAGGAAGAAATAATCCATTTTCCACATGGGATACCGGGGTTTTTAGAAGAAAAAAATTTTGTGTTATTAAGCTTTGAAGAAAGCGGTTTGTTTCAAGTACTTCAATCCACAAAAGGTGTAAATCCAGCATTTATCGTTGTTGATCCATTTCTTTTTATGAAAGACTATCAGTTTAAATTAGGCGATTTAACTATTGAACAACTAGAGATAAAAGAAGAAAAAGATGTATTGGTTTTAGCTATCGTGACTGTAAAAGATCCATTAGTAACAAGCACCGCAAACCTGAATGCTCCAATAGTAATTAATCAGACTAAGAAACTAGCCAAACAATATATAACAAAAAATCAAAAATATACAACAAGAGACGAAATTTTCAAACAAACCTCAAAGGAAGAGGTGGATTAA
- the csrA gene encoding carbon storage regulator CsrA, translated as MLVLTRKINEAIQIGDDIEVKVIAVDGDQIKLGINAPKDVEVHRKEIYQAIQEENNQAANLSTNLLELIKKNSKKY; from the coding sequence TTGTTAGTTTTAACGAGAAAAATAAATGAAGCGATACAAATTGGTGATGATATTGAAGTGAAAGTGATAGCTGTAGATGGTGATCAGATCAAGTTAGGGATTAATGCACCAAAAGATGTAGAAGTACATAGAAAGGAAATTTATCAAGCAATTCAGGAAGAAAATAATCAAGCAGCAAACCTTTCGACAAATTTACTAGAATTAATTAAAAAAAATAGTAAAAAGTATTAA
- a CDS encoding flagellin N-terminal helical domain-containing protein produces MIINNNIPAMNTHRQLGINQGNMQSSMEKLSSGLRINRAGDDAAGLSISEKMRSQIRGLDQASRNSQDGISMIQTAEGALDETHSILQRMRELAVQSSNDTNVDQDRQALQNEFDELGEELGRIKDNTQFNKQNLLDGSTGQSGSVSIQVGANEAELTNINFKTQGVDLTSVVSGAQAEDISTFSGAQSAIEEIEAQIKTVSEGRSYLGAMQNRLEHTIANLDNASENLSAAESRVRDVDMAKEMMEMTKSNILSQASQSMLAQANQQPQSVLQLLG; encoded by the coding sequence ATGATTATCAACAATAATATTCCAGCGATGAATACACATCGTCAACTAGGAATCAACCAAGGAAACATGCAATCTTCAATGGAGAAATTATCTTCAGGTCTACGTATCAACCGTGCTGGAGATGACGCTGCAGGTCTTTCAATTTCTGAAAAAATGCGTTCTCAAATCCGCGGTTTAGATCAAGCAAGCCGTAACTCTCAAGACGGTATTTCTATGATTCAAACTGCTGAAGGTGCATTAGATGAGACACACTCAATCCTTCAACGTATGCGTGAACTAGCAGTACAATCTTCTAACGATACTAATGTTGATCAAGACCGTCAAGCTCTTCAAAATGAGTTTGATGAATTAGGAGAAGAATTAGGAAGAATCAAAGACAATACTCAATTCAACAAACAAAATTTATTAGACGGTTCTACTGGTCAATCAGGTTCTGTTAGTATCCAAGTTGGTGCAAATGAAGCTGAATTAACTAATATCAACTTCAAAACTCAAGGTGTCGATTTGACAAGTGTTGTATCTGGAGCTCAAGCTGAAGATATTTCTACATTTTCTGGTGCTCAATCAGCAATTGAAGAAATCGAAGCACAAATCAAAACAGTATCTGAGGGACGTTCTTACTTAGGTGCTATGCAAAACCGTCTTGAACACACTATTGCAAACTTAGATAATGCTTCTGAGAACTTATCAGCTGCTGAATCTCGAGTTCGTGACGTAGATATGGCGAAAGAAATGATGGAGATGACTAAATCTAACATTCTTTCTCAAGCATCACAATCAATGCTAGCTCAAGCGAATCAGCAACCACAATCAGTATTACAATTATTAGGTTAA
- a CDS encoding motility associated factor glycosyltransferase family protein, with the protein MLINNRNLLRTKNRLLLEQLNQPSTIADEKIVIEPSKVGIPTLKLNVEGKWKYIHSKYDPNKEARRTFEQFELSNDTEHVIIFGVGLGYHIQLFIEAFPSITFTLYEPDLDILAYCLNNYSFEKNNRINTIVHDKTELYNELAKLTDLHGNSIKVLALPSYMQVFKAELDDLYEKMIDILKNKKNHLITNVSFQKQWTINAIKNFSKVLKTPNIFKDVNNLLFAGKPAIIVAAGPSLNEEFDNLRYIKENGLAYIFSVGSSINSLIDEGIYPDAACTYDPKEQNQIVFKKLKDKEIDNIPLIFGSTVGHETIEDYPGQLLHMITSQDTVATELLSGLKNHKIVLDAASIAVVTFQLLVTLGFGKIILVGQNLAFQNKSMYATGIDYHSNFNIDNEELIKVEDVEGNQIFTNQTFNYMRKQLERYTTKVTDQIVYNTTVGGANIKGTTYRRLIDIISADLTKSEVEPNWFRYNSNYDLDYSITKIQALKKKKKDLIKLLNDAKNKINQIESTLIVNADQIEARFQKFDKVFGKIKKNKFYLTFISPMIRVQLEKLAEISRQIKLAKDYQVKTNLVSEHFGNIIVEIESALTFISEELEKLEISIKEVIRTKNDD; encoded by the coding sequence ATGTTAATTAATAATCGAAATTTATTACGTACTAAAAACCGCTTATTATTAGAACAACTCAATCAACCTTCTACAATAGCTGATGAGAAAATTGTTATAGAACCATCTAAAGTAGGTATACCAACCTTGAAGTTAAATGTCGAGGGGAAGTGGAAATATATACATAGTAAGTATGATCCGAATAAAGAAGCAAGGCGAACTTTTGAACAATTTGAGTTATCTAATGATACAGAACACGTTATTATATTTGGTGTAGGATTAGGATATCATATTCAGTTATTTATCGAAGCATTTCCTTCAATAACTTTCACTTTATATGAACCTGATTTAGATATATTAGCATATTGCTTAAATAATTATTCATTTGAAAAAAATAATCGAATAAATACAATTGTTCATGATAAGACCGAATTGTATAATGAATTGGCGAAGTTAACGGATCTCCACGGCAACTCTATTAAAGTATTAGCATTACCATCGTATATGCAAGTATTTAAGGCAGAGTTAGATGATTTGTATGAAAAAATGATTGATATACTTAAAAATAAAAAAAATCACCTCATAACAAATGTTTCTTTTCAGAAACAATGGACTATCAATGCAATCAAGAACTTTTCAAAAGTTTTAAAAACACCGAATATCTTTAAAGATGTTAATAACTTATTATTTGCTGGAAAGCCAGCAATTATTGTAGCTGCTGGACCAAGCTTAAATGAGGAATTTGATAACTTAAGATATATCAAGGAAAATGGGCTAGCTTATATATTTTCTGTTGGTTCATCAATTAATTCATTAATTGATGAAGGGATTTATCCTGATGCTGCTTGTACATATGACCCTAAGGAACAAAATCAAATTGTGTTTAAGAAATTAAAAGACAAAGAAATTGATAATATTCCATTAATTTTTGGTAGTACAGTTGGTCATGAAACGATTGAAGATTATCCAGGTCAGTTGTTACATATGATAACAAGTCAGGATACGGTAGCTACTGAGTTGCTAAGTGGTCTGAAAAATCACAAAATTGTTTTAGATGCTGCGTCAATTGCTGTTGTTACATTTCAACTTTTAGTTACGCTAGGCTTTGGTAAGATAATTTTAGTTGGTCAAAATCTCGCATTTCAAAATAAGTCAATGTATGCAACTGGTATTGATTATCATAGCAATTTTAATATAGATAACGAAGAATTAATTAAAGTAGAAGACGTGGAAGGGAATCAAATATTCACAAATCAAACCTTTAATTATATGCGGAAACAACTTGAAAGATATACGACAAAGGTTACGGATCAAATAGTTTATAATACAACAGTTGGTGGAGCTAACATAAAAGGAACAACTTACCGTCGGTTAATAGATATTATTTCAGCAGATTTAACCAAATCAGAAGTTGAGCCGAATTGGTTTAGGTACAATTCAAATTATGATCTAGATTACTCGATCACTAAAATCCAAGCTTTGAAAAAGAAAAAGAAGGACTTAATCAAGTTATTGAATGATGCAAAAAATAAAATCAATCAAATAGAAAGCACATTAATAGTAAACGCTGATCAAATAGAAGCAAGGTTTCAAAAATTTGATAAGGTGTTTGGAAAAATAAAGAAAAATAAATTTTATCTTACTTTTATCTCACCAATGATTAGAGTGCAACTTGAGAAATTGGCCGAAATATCGAGACAGATAAAATTAGCTAAAGACTATCAAGTGAAAACTAATTTAGTCAGTGAGCATTTTGGTAATATAATCGTTGAAATAGAGTCAGCACTTACATTTATTAGCGAAGAACTCGAAAAATTAGAAATTTCAATTAAAGAAGTAATTAGAACAAAAAATGATGATTAA